GTTTATGATTCTTCTTTCTTACAGCCTTGCGTTTCATGGAGACCAAGACTATGGCCATAATTGGCCCCCAAAATTCTGTAACTGCTCATGTCATATCTCATATTGCAAATGAGCTCCAAGTTCCTCTATTGTCATTTTCAGCAACAGATCCCACACTGTCATCACTTCAGTTTCCTTTCTTTATCAGAACTTCGCAGAATGATCTGTATCAGATGGCTGCAGTAGCTGAAATAGTTGACTACTTCCAATGGAAAGAGGTGATTGCTATCTTTGTTGATGACGATCATGGTAGAAATGGTATTGCTGCATTGGGGGATCAACTTAATGAGAGACGATGCAAGATCTCATTAAAAGTACCATTGAAGCCTGATGCTAGTCGAGATGTGGTCACTGATGCACTTGTTAAGGTGGCTTTAACCGAGTCTCGAATACTTGTTATTCACACTTATGAGACCACAGGTATGGTTGTGCTCAGTGTGGCTCAATATCTTGGATTGACAGGGCCTGGGTACGTTTGGATAGCCACTAACTGGCTTTCTTTGCTACTCGACACAAATTCTCCTCTTCCTACTACTTCTATGGAAAATATTCAAGGACTTGTTGCTTTACGTCTTTATACACCAGATTCTGTACTCAAAAGGAATTTTGTTTCAAGGTGGACCAATTTCACTGATGTAAAGTCATCAAGTGGTTCGCTCGGATTGAGTACTTATGGATTATATGCTTATGATACTGTTTGGATACTTGCTCATGCAATAAATGCATTTCTTAATGAAGGTGgaaatctttcattttcaacactTTCGAAGTTAACCGGGGTTGATGTTAGAACTTTGAATCTCAACTCTATGAACATCTTCAATGGTGGGAAGACACTACTggacaaaattttagaagtcAATTTTACTGGAATAACAGGTTCAGTTGAGTTCACTCCAGAAAGGGATTTAATTCATCCTGCGTTTGAAGTGATCAATATAATCGGCACAGGGGAAAGAAGAATTGGTTATTGGTCTAACTATTCTGGCCTGTCAATTGTGCCTCCTGAAACACTTTACTCGAAACCACCTAACCGAACCAGTTCAAATCAAAAGCTATATGATGTGGTATGGCCTGGACAAGCAACACAGAAGCCTCGTGGGTGGGCATTTCCAAACACTGGGAGATATTTAAGAATTGGAGTTCCGAGGCGAGTCAGTTATCAAGAATTTGTCTCACAAGTAGAAGGAACGGACATGTTCACAGGCTTCTGCATCGATGTCTTCACTGCAGCAATCAATTTCTTGCCTTATGCAGTCCCCTATAAGTTAATTCCTTTTGGGGATGGCCTTACTAATCCTAGTGGAACTGAACTGATTCGACTAATCACAACTGGCGTGAGCATTATACTGAAAGGTTACTTAAGTTAAATCTTTTAATACAAAGCTTCCTTTAACTTCAGATGTATTCTTGTAGGTCTATGATGGGGCGATAGGGGACATTGCAATCATCACAAACCGAACCAGGATGGCTGATTTTACACAACCATACATAGAGTCTGGCCTAGTAGTTGTAGCCCCAGTGAAGAAGTTGAATTCTAGCGCTTGGGCCTTTTTACGACCGTTCACTGCGAGGATGTGGTGTGCTACCGCTGCTTCTTTCATTGTAATAGGAGCAGTTGTTTGGATTTTGGAACATAGGATAAATGATGATTTTCGTGGCCCTCCGAAGAAACAAGTTATCACCATTCTATGGTAAGTCAGTTAGATAATCATATGAGAAAACTGTGATgcctttatttttgttttaaagcCCCCTTCATCAAAACTTCCAAACGTTTTATATTGACCATgaactttcatattttttttttcttttattccatTGCAGGTTCAGCTTTTCAACTCTATTCTTCTCTCATCGTAAGTGAATGAACATAAACTAACTTGATTTCTTAgatttgatgaaaatgaattcgATGGAAGCTCATGTATTTTGTGTAGGGCAAAATACAGTCAGTGCCCTCGGTCGCCTCGTGCTGATCATATGGCTATTTGTTGTTCTAATTATCAATTCAAGCTATACTGCAAGTTTGACTTCTATCCTTACAGTTCAACAACTTTCTTCTCCTGTGAAGGGGATTGAAACTTTGATTTCGAACAATGAACCAATTGGCTACCAGCAGGGTTCATTTGCTCGAAACTACTTGATTGAGGAACTTGGCATTCATGAGTCGAGACTCGTTCCACTCATCTCAGCAGAACACTATGTCAAAGCCTTGAACGATGGGCCAACAAATAATGGTGTTGCTGCTATTGTCGATGAGCGAGCATATGTAGAGCTCTTCCTTTCAACCCGTTGTGAATACAGTATTGTTGGCCAAGAGTTCACAAAAAATGGGTGGGGATTTGTAAGTACTTCAATCATCAATAGTGTTGTCtgctttatttttcttgtttgtctTTCTAGTTGTCATCTGATGATTGCACACTGTACCAACAGGCTTTCCCTCGCGACTCTCCATTAGCAGTTGACATGTCCACAGCTATTTTAAGACTGTCCGAAACCGGAGATCTTCAAAGAATCCATGACAAATGGTTAATGAAAAGTGCCTGCACATCACAAGCCTCAAAAATTGAGGTGGATCGACTTCAGCTAAATAGCTTTTGGGGACTTTTTCTAATATGTGGAGTAGCTTGTGTGCTCGCTCTATCAATATACCTCTTTCAAATGGTGCGTCAATATAGCGAACATTACACTGAAGAACTCGGGTCTTCTGAGCAACCATCTAGATCTGCAAGCCTACATAGATTCCTTTCTTTTGcagatgaaaaagaagaagtctTCAAAAGTCAATCCAAGCGAAGACGAATGCAAGAGGCTTCAGTTAGAAGCGtgaatgaagaaaattcaACAGGCAGTTCAAGAAAAAATGGCCATGGTTATGCTGATGGAGTTGATGCATGATTCCTATAGACTAACATATACGGATACAATTTAGAATAACATATAATATTAGTGCTTATTCGattttctttaacaatatCGTCCAGTTGCTTGTAGAATTCGATAAGTTGGCTAgctattataagaaaaatgaagttctACAAACATTTGAACTCTTGTTCTATGTTAAGTACGGAATTTTCATAATCATGTACAAATTATAGTTATTTGTAAACTGTACACAAGATTTATTTCAGCTATATTTACagtttgtatttgataatttagTATACATGACTTTTGAAGTACTTCTTGAAGCATTCTTCATGCCTACAAAAACAACTTGTGACTTTGTAAACTTCAATCAAAAGTTTTGGAAACCTTGTAGTAAAGTAGTCATCAAATCCCTCCGGAATGGATCCAACAAGCTCCTGCAATAGTGAATAAacacaaatcaaaataatagaGTAATTGGCAGAATGCAAAGGTGCAACAATACTTACAATTGACCATGGATACCAATCTTCAAAGAGAGTTATAACACTTGTTTGTTCACTATTGCAAGAGCTTTGTTAGAGCGATTTTGAAGGGATTTTATGTACTTTACTACAAGGTTTTCAAAACTCTTGATTGAAGTTTACAAAGTTATAAGTTGTTTTCGTAGGCAGGAAGAATGCTTCCAGAAGTACTTTAAAAGCTATGTAGACTAAATTATCAAATACCAACTGTAATAGTTGAAATAGATCTTCGGTACAGTGTACAAATAACTATAATTTGTACACGATTACGAAAATTCAGTACTTGACAATAATAGAAGTTCAAATGTGTGTGgaagttcatttttcttataatagcTAACCAACTTATCGAATTCTATTGTTAAAGAAAATCGAATAAGCactaatattttcttataatggTCATTTGACAAGTACTAATTGACCATTTGACAAGTGACTATAAGCATCGTCAGAGTTAAAACTAACATTCTCCAATCTAAATATGCATTTATATGtgatataaatcataaaatcaaaGAGAGTTAAAACTAACCATCTCCAATCTAAATATGCATTTATATGtgatataaatcataaaatcaaaatgatgtCATGATATTAATTTATGCTAATTGAAAGGAAccataaaagagaaaaggaaaccTGAATTTCTTTTGGCAGCTCTCTATAATGATTCAACTTATTGCGCATAACTCGCAATAAATCTCGAACACTATCGTACTTGTAACGCCTATACCGACCAATGTTAGCGATGAAAATTGGTTCCAACTTTTCATTCCATTTAATGCCTAAAGCTATTTGTGCAGTACTCTCTAATGCTTTCAAGAGATTACTCTCTCGGTCTTCCAATTCTATTCTGTCACTAGTATCGCGAAGAAAAGAAAGTCGCATCTCTGGACTCCAAAATAAAGGATGTTGTAACACTTTTGATGCTTTCGGTCTGGTGtaatcaatgaaaattatCGAGAGAAATGAGtacatatatgttttaaacttcaaatataacGCAAATTGATACAAATGAACGTCAAATACacaatattattcaatttcaataaatgaaaatgaaaactaataattacGATTTTTTTAGTCTGTGAACAATAATTTCTTACCTTAAACCAGGATTGGGATTTAATAATCGACAAATAAGATCTACAACTTCGGGGATGTTGTCCACCAATAACAAGTTCATCTTGTTGTTCACAATATTGACATCACGCTCAAGACTATCACCAAATGGATGTCTACCACCTGTGATGCAGAAAAAGAGAACACAACCTAAACTAAACAAATCAACTGCACGTGTTTGTCGTTCATGAAGAAGTTGTTCAGGGGCTTGCCAACCAGAACTCCCACAACCTATAATAATTTTACCCATTTGTATAGAGTTAAAAAACTTATCATCAACAAGGAGTATTGAAGTTCGCACGACCTATAATAGAATTTTACCCTTACCCATTTCTATAGAGTTAAAAAACTTATCATCAACCAGAAACGGAGTATTGAAGTTGGGAGATAAAAAGGATACTTGCCAGTGGCATGATGTCCCAACGATGATACATTGGCTGGAAGACGCTTGCTGATTCCCATATCTGAGAGCTTTGAGCATATAGATTTTTGTTTAAGTATCAACACATTTTGTGGCTTCAAGTCTCGATGAATTATCCCCAACTCATGCAAATGCTTAAGACCAACTACTATATCTCTGCAATTGACCAACCAAATCTTGGGTTTAAATGCATATCTATACATAAAGATataatgtttatgaaaaaaaaacatattaatttcTAGTCCATAACTTTCTCCTTATAATGTAAATCATACCAGTACACAATACAGGTCGGtaagaaacaataaaacaaCGATATGAGAACTAAAACAACGATAAGAGGTTTGATacacataattaaatattttattggataGGATAAAAAGTTGTTACTTTGGAAGAGTATAGAAAACCTCATGAGTTTTAGAAGAATCGAAGATGGACGACCATTTTCATTccacaatttcaaatttggcAGAGCAACTTTGATCGACTCCAAATGTATATTATACCCATCCATGTGTCCACTATCACGATCTAAGCCAAGCACAAAGTTCTTGGGGAGATCagaataaatttgaatcaaatcaTAAAGGTTACAAGTACATCGTTCCAACGAAAGATATACAAAATCTTGATCACTCTCCATCCCATACCAACGAACGATGTTTGGGTGACGATCagaaacaatcaaattttgaacttcCTTAGAGGCAACATCATGGTGAGTCTTCACTAGGCGTTTCACAGCAACTGGTCTCCCTTCGTAGATTCCCTCAAGAATAACTGTGCCATTACTACCTGTGGCTATCTTTTTGTTGGTTATCCATAATTTACCAATGTGACGTCCGCTAATAAGATTATTACCATGAAACCCGCTATTAAGATTGTTCTCACGTTGGAGAAGCATATCTTCAATTTCTGATGAAATAGATACCTCTCTTTTGCCGGaactttttttcaactttctaggtttgttttttttggaagaGTTATCTCTTGAATTAGAAGTACCCAAAgacaatttctcttttaataaaaattgctTTACTTTTTCAGTCAATGTCCTGCCATACCTCATCAATCCCACTAGCATGgtcaataaaaatacaaaaaacaatcCAAAAGCTTCCGGTAGAATCcccattttttgtttctgaatgatatttgattcattaattttcatagaaGGCAATGGATCTACCGCATAAGAGGTATTGTTAACAAGCCCATGAAACATGAACTTTCCCGACTTAGCGTTTATATGTTTACCAATTTTCAATTGGGAAGGAAGGAATGAACCAGACATATTATCGCTATCATGAGCCTCTGATGATAGTATTTTATATCCAGACGGTCCTGACAAAAAATGGCTCCGATCACGAAAGACAAGTGCTTTTGATTGGCAAGACAATGGCACACCATAATCAATTccaaaactattattattttgaagagtCCAAGGTATGCCTTCTATTGGATTCTCGACATCTGGACAAAGTAAGGTAGCTCCGATTTCAGCAACATTCAAACTCCACGAAGCTTCTTCGGAGTTCGAAAAAGATGATTTCAGAGAATAATCTGTCCTTGTGATGTACAGACGTGGCTCAACAGAGTTCATCGATTGCATCAAATCCTTAATGTCCATATTATGTTTAGATTTATAACTAACCTGCTCTTCATTGCTTAGCCCAgatgataaaaatttagaCATGTGATTACGAATAAGCTCTCCAGTCACAAGATCAACCTCAAAAACTGCAGTTTTCCTTGAACCAGTCATCACTGCACCATCCTCAAATATGTAAGGTGTATTTCTAACAACCTCATCAATCGTGCTAGGTAGTTTCTGAAATGTCatagagaaaaaatacattaatcaAAGTTGAAGCTATTTTTCATACTTCCAATATATTGAGACAATACATGTGATTAAGGAAACAGGAAGGATACAAATTTTTCTGAACTAATTGAGAGAGCCAATTACAATTACCAACTTCGAAAGAGAACATTAAAAACATGATGGGTGTTATTAATTCActaaattttaccattttaccaTGCTCAGTGTGTATGTAAAGCTCCCAGTCATCCCCACAATCAAAAAAGAAGGAACTGCCCACACCTGAAGCATTTTCTTGATTGGGTTCATGATTGATATTAGCTTGATATGACGAATAGATTGGTGGTCCAGAACTAAATGACCAAATTATCTTCATAGAATTACTATCCACCAAATGAATTGCTCCATCCAAAGCAGCAATAAGAGCAGTACTACTTTTACCTTTCCTACAATAGTAGCACTCAATTACATTGATTTACAAGTTCATTGTAATAAGCCTAAAATTTGAACCCTAACTAGACGATAGACATAGGGATGATAGGCATGAGTATTCAATCCCCCAAGTCCAAGTCATAATTCAGTACTAATTAATAAGGAAACTACAGAAACCACGATTAAAGACTCACAGTGGGAGAGACAAGAGAGATCTTCCGCCAATTCGAGTCACTCCTTCAGAATTGCCTCCATACAGATTCAAAACAGAGAGTTCTGAATTCGATGAGACAAGAAAACtccaaaatcttaaaattagcAATAAAAGTAGGCAAAAGAAACGGCAATTCATTGGAGAGAATAAGGGTGGACCAAAATGAGAGATCTGGAAATGGATACAAATGGGATGAGATTTGAAGTGGAATCTttgaatagaaaagaaaatttagaagaggattaaagaaaagatggcGGCAATTGAGAGATTCCAAGCTTCTTCCATTGAATGTGATCTTGGAATTACCAAAACCTTGGGATTTCTCTATATGCAGGTGCAATCCAAGATTCctaactcattttttttcttttcaatccaATTCTTTAATACCTTAGTTAATGtccatctctttctttcttttttctttcttaaattaagCCATATTCCATAGaaactatcaaaatttaaaaaaatctaataaaaaagaaagaggccGAGAATACATTCccgtgtttatatatatatatatatatacataatatatgtCTACATAATatgtatcta
This DNA window, taken from Cucumis sativus cultivar 9930 chromosome 6, Cucumber_9930_V3, whole genome shotgun sequence, encodes the following:
- the LOC101215649 gene encoding serine/threonine-protein kinase/endoribonuclease IRE1a isoform X2; this encodes MNPIKKMLQVWAVPSFLIVGMTGSFTYTLSMKLPSTIDEVVRNTPYIFEDGAVMTGSRKTAVFEVDLVTGELIRNHMSKFLSSGLSNEEQVSYKSKHNMDIKDLMQSMNSVEPRLYITRTDYSLKSSFSNSEEASWSLNVAEIGATLLCPDVENPIEGIPWTLQNNNSFGIDYGVPLSCQSKALVFRDRSHFLSGPSGYKILSSEAHDSDNMSGSFLPSQLKIGKHINAKSGKFMFHGLVNNTSYAVDPLPSMKINESNIIQKQKMGILPEAFGLFFVFLLTMLVGLMRYGRTLTEKVKQFLLKEKLSLGTSNSRDNSSKKNKPRKLKKSSGKREVSISSEIEDMLLQRENNLNSGFHGNNLISGRHIGKLWITNKKIATGSNGTVILEGIYEGRPVAVKRLVKTHHDVASKEVQNLIVSDRHPNIVRWYGMESDQDFVYLSLERCTCNLYDLIQIYSDLPKNFVLGLDRDSGHMDGYNIHLESIKVALPNLKLWNENGRPSSILLKLMRDIVVGLKHLHELGIIHRDLKPQNVLILKQKSICSKLSDMGISKRLPANVSSLGHHATGCGSSGWQAPEQLLHERQTRAVDLFSLGCVLFFCITGGRHPFGDSLERDVNIVNNKMNLLLVDNIPEVVDLICRLLNPNPGLRPKASKVLQHPLFWSPEMRLSFLRDTSDRIELEDRESNLLKALESTAQIALGIKWNEKLEPIFIANIGRYRRYKYDSVRDLLRVMRNKLNHYRELPKEIQELVGSIPEGFDDYFTTRFPKLLIEVYKVTSCFCRHEECFKKYFKSHVY
- the LOC101215649 gene encoding serine/threonine-protein kinase/endoribonuclease IRE1a isoform X1; its protein translation is MNCRFFCLLLLLILRFWSFLVSSNSELSVLNLYGGNSEGVTRIGGRSLLSLPLKGKSSTALIAALDGAIHLVDSNSMKIIWSFSSGPPIYSSYQANINHEPNQENASGVGSSFFFDCGDDWELYIHTEHGKMKLPSTIDEVVRNTPYIFEDGAVMTGSRKTAVFEVDLVTGELIRNHMSKFLSSGLSNEEQVSYKSKHNMDIKDLMQSMNSVEPRLYITRTDYSLKSSFSNSEEASWSLNVAEIGATLLCPDVENPIEGIPWTLQNNNSFGIDYGVPLSCQSKALVFRDRSHFLSGPSGYKILSSEAHDSDNMSGSFLPSQLKIGKHINAKSGKFMFHGLVNNTSYAVDPLPSMKINESNIIQKQKMGILPEAFGLFFVFLLTMLVGLMRYGRTLTEKVKQFLLKEKLSLGTSNSRDNSSKKNKPRKLKKSSGKREVSISSEIEDMLLQRENNLNSGFHGNNLISGRHIGKLWITNKKIATGSNGTVILEGIYEGRPVAVKRLVKTHHDVASKEVQNLIVSDRHPNIVRWYGMESDQDFVYLSLERCTCNLYDLIQIYSDLPKNFVLGLDRDSGHMDGYNIHLESIKVALPNLKLWNENGRPSSILLKLMRDIVVGLKHLHELGIIHRDLKPQNVLILKQKSICSKLSDMGISKRLPANVSSLGHHATGCGSSGWQAPEQLLHERQTRAVDLFSLGCVLFFCITGGRHPFGDSLERDVNIVNNKMNLLLVDNIPEVVDLICRLLNPNPGLRPKASKVLQHPLFWSPEMRLSFLRDTSDRIELEDRESNLLKALESTAQIALGIKWNEKLEPIFIANIGRYRRYKYDSVRDLLRVMRNKLNHYRELPKEIQELVGSIPEGFDDYFTTRFPKLLIEVYKVTSCFCRHEECFKKYFKSHVY
- the LOC101215649 gene encoding serine/threonine-protein kinase/endoribonuclease IRE1a isoform X4; its protein translation is MTGSRKTAVFEVDLVTGELIRNHMSKFLSSGLSNEEQVSYKSKHNMDIKDLMQSMNSVEPRLYITRTDYSLKSSFSNSEEASWSLNVAEIGATLLCPDVENPIEGIPWTLQNNNSFGIDYGVPLSCQSKALVFRDRSHFLSGPSGYKILSSEAHDSDNMSGSFLPSQLKIGKHINAKSGKFMFHGLVNNTSYAVDPLPSMKINESNIIQKQKMGILPEAFGLFFVFLLTMLVGLMRYGRTLTEKVKQFLLKEKLSLGTSNSRDNSSKKNKPRKLKKSSGKREVSISSEIEDMLLQRENNLNSGFHGNNLISGRHIGKLWITNKKIATGSNGTVILEGIYEGRPVAVKRLVKTHHDVASKEVQNLIVSDRHPNIVRWYGMESDQDFVYLSLERCTCNLYDLIQIYSDLPKNFVLGLDRDSGHMDGYNIHLESIKVALPNLKLWNENGRPSSILLKLMRDIVVGLKHLHELGIIHRDLKPQNVLILKQKSICSKLSDMGISKRLPANVSSLGHHATGCGSSGWQAPEQLLHERQTRAVDLFSLGCVLFFCITGGRHPFGDSLERDVNIVNNKMNLLLVDNIPEVVDLICRLLNPNPGLRPKASKVLQHPLFWSPEMRLSFLRDTSDRIELEDRESNLLKALESTAQIALGIKWNEKLEPIFIANIGRYRRYKYDSVRDLLRVMRNKLNHYRELPKEIQELVGSIPEGFDDYFTTRFPKLLIEVYKVTSCFCRHEECFKKYFKSHVY
- the LOC101213408 gene encoding glutamate receptor 3.6 isoform X1, giving the protein MRIVCILVLILLFSGSYSFGDGANVSPRPEVVNIGALFSFRSMIGKVGKIAVEAAIEDVNSNPSIMGGTKLKLSLHDTNYSGFLGIIESLRFMETKTMAIIGPQNSVTAHVISHIANELQVPLLSFSATDPTLSSLQFPFFIRTSQNDLYQMAAVAEIVDYFQWKEVIAIFVDDDHGRNGIAALGDQLNERRCKISLKVPLKPDASRDVVTDALVKVALTESRILVIHTYETTGMVVLSVAQYLGLTGPGYVWIATNWLSLLLDTNSPLPTTSMENIQGLVALRLYTPDSVLKRNFVSRWTNFTDVKSSSGSLGLSTYGLYAYDTVWILAHAINAFLNEGGNLSFSTLSKLTGVDVRTLNLNSMNIFNGGKTLLDKILEVNFTGITGSVEFTPERDLIHPAFEVINIIGTGERRIGYWSNYSGLSIVPPETLYSKPPNRTSSNQKLYDVVWPGQATQKPRGWAFPNTGRYLRIGVPRRVSYQEFVSQVEGTDMFTGFCIDVFTAAINFLPYAVPYKLIPFGDGLTNPSGTELIRLITTGVYDGAIGDIAIITNRTRMADFTQPYIESGLVVVAPVKKLNSSAWAFLRPFTARMWCATAASFIVIGAVVWILEHRINDDFRGPPKKQVITILWFSFSTLFFSHRQNTVSALGRLVLIIWLFVVLIINSSYTASLTSILTVQQLSSPVKGIETLISNNEPIGYQQGSFARNYLIEELGIHESRLVPLISAEHYVKALNDGPTNNGVAAIVDERAYVELFLSTRCEYSIVGQEFTKNGWGFAFPRDSPLAVDMSTAILRLSETGDLQRIHDKWLMKSACTSQASKIEVDRLQLNSFWGLFLICGVACVLALSIYLFQMVRQYSEHYTEELGSSEQPSRSASLHRFLSFADEKEEVFKSQSKRRRMQEASVRSVNEENSTGSSRKNGHGYADGVDA
- the LOC101213408 gene encoding glutamate receptor 3.6 isoform X3, translating into MRIVCILVLILLFSGSYSFGDGANVSPRPEVVNIGALFSFRSMIGKVGKIAVEAAIEDVNSNPSIMGGTKLKLSLHDTNYSGFLGIIESLRFMETKTMAIIGPQNSVTAHVISHIANELQVPLLSFSATDPTLSSLQFPFFIRTSQNDLYQMAAVAEIVDYFQWKEVIAIFVDDDHGRNGIAALGDQLNERRCKISLKVPLKPDASRDVVTDALVKVALTESRILVIHTYETTGMVVLSVAQYLGLTGPGYVWIATNWLSLLLDTNSPLPTTSMENIQGLVALRLYTPDSVLKRNFVSRWTNFTDVKSSSGSLGLSTYGLYAYDTVWILAHAINAFLNEGGNLSFSTLSKLTGVDVRTLNLNSMNIFNGGKTLLDKILEVNFTGITGSVEFTPERDLIHPAFEVINIIGTGERRIGYWSNYSGLSIVPPETLYSKPPNRTSSNQKLYDVVWPGQATQKPRGWAFPNTGRYLRIGVPRRVSYQEFVSQVEGTDMFTGFCIDVFTAAINFLPYAVPYKLIPFGDGLTNPSGTELIRLITTGVYDGAIGDIAIITNRTRMADFTQPYIESGLVVVAPVKKLNSSAWAFLRPFTARMWCATAASFIVIGAVVWILEHRINDDFRGPPKKQVITILWFSFSTLFFSHRQNTVSALGRLVLIIWLFVVLIINSSYTASLTSILTVQQLSSPVKGIETLISNNEPIGYQQGSFARNYLIEELGIHESRLVPLISAEHYVKALNDGPTNNGVAAIVDERAYVELFLSTRCEYSIVGQEFTKNGLSLATLH
- the LOC101213408 gene encoding glutamate receptor 3.6 isoform X2; the encoded protein is MRIVCILVLILLFSGSYSFGDGANVSPRPEVVNIGALFSFRSMIGKVGKIAVEAAIEDVNSNPSIMGGTKLKLSLHDTNYSGFLGIIESLRFMETKTMAIIGPQNSVTAHVISHIANELQVPLLSFSATDPTLSSLQFPFFIRTSQNDLYQMAAVAEIVDYFQWKEVIAIFVDDDHGRNGIAALGDQLNERRCKISLKVPLKPDASRDVVTDALVKVALTESRILVIHTYETTGMVVLSVAQYLGLTGPGYVWIATNWLSLLLDTNSPLPTTSMENIQGLVALRLYTPDSVLKRNFVSRWTNFTDVKSSSGSLGLSTYGLYAYDTVWILAHAINAFLNEGGNLSFSTLSKLTGVDVRTLNLNSMNIFNGGKTLLDKILEVNFTGITGSVEFTPERDLIHPAFEVINIIGTGERRIGYWSNYSGLSIVPPETLYSKPPNRTSSNQKLYDVVWPGQATQKPRGWAFPNTGRYLRIGVPRRVSYQEFVSQVEGTDMFTGFCIDVFTAAINFLPYAVPYKLIPFGDGLTNPSGTELIRLITTGVYDGAIGDIAIITNRTRMADFTQPYIESGLVVVAPVKKLNSSAWAFLRPFTARMWCATAASFIVIGAVVWILEHRINDDFRGPPKKQVITILWFSFSTLFFSHLQQLSSPVKGIETLISNNEPIGYQQGSFARNYLIEELGIHESRLVPLISAEHYVKALNDGPTNNGVAAIVDERAYVELFLSTRCEYSIVGQEFTKNGWGFAFPRDSPLAVDMSTAILRLSETGDLQRIHDKWLMKSACTSQASKIEVDRLQLNSFWGLFLICGVACVLALSIYLFQMVRQYSEHYTEELGSSEQPSRSASLHRFLSFADEKEEVFKSQSKRRRMQEASVRSVNEENSTGSSRKNGHGYADGVDA
- the LOC101215649 gene encoding serine/threonine-protein kinase/endoribonuclease IRE1a isoform X3 codes for the protein MNPIKKMLQKLPSTIDEVVRNTPYIFEDGAVMTGSRKTAVFEVDLVTGELIRNHMSKFLSSGLSNEEQVSYKSKHNMDIKDLMQSMNSVEPRLYITRTDYSLKSSFSNSEEASWSLNVAEIGATLLCPDVENPIEGIPWTLQNNNSFGIDYGVPLSCQSKALVFRDRSHFLSGPSGYKILSSEAHDSDNMSGSFLPSQLKIGKHINAKSGKFMFHGLVNNTSYAVDPLPSMKINESNIIQKQKMGILPEAFGLFFVFLLTMLVGLMRYGRTLTEKVKQFLLKEKLSLGTSNSRDNSSKKNKPRKLKKSSGKREVSISSEIEDMLLQRENNLNSGFHGNNLISGRHIGKLWITNKKIATGSNGTVILEGIYEGRPVAVKRLVKTHHDVASKEVQNLIVSDRHPNIVRWYGMESDQDFVYLSLERCTCNLYDLIQIYSDLPKNFVLGLDRDSGHMDGYNIHLESIKVALPNLKLWNENGRPSSILLKLMRDIVVGLKHLHELGIIHRDLKPQNVLILKQKSICSKLSDMGISKRLPANVSSLGHHATGCGSSGWQAPEQLLHERQTRAVDLFSLGCVLFFCITGGRHPFGDSLERDVNIVNNKMNLLLVDNIPEVVDLICRLLNPNPGLRPKASKVLQHPLFWSPEMRLSFLRDTSDRIELEDRESNLLKALESTAQIALGIKWNEKLEPIFIANIGRYRRYKYDSVRDLLRVMRNKLNHYRELPKEIQELVGSIPEGFDDYFTTRFPKLLIEVYKVTSCFCRHEECFKKYFKSHVY